A region of Shewanella psychromarinicola DNA encodes the following proteins:
- the ubiB gene encoding ubiquinone biosynthesis regulatory protein kinase UbiB, translated as MTTASIRRGYHVIKTILHFGLDDLIPRHKKPWYFSMLRNGLFWIRNKHKNKSPAERLKLAMQDLGPVYIKLGQMLSTRRDLLDDEWAYQLAMLQDRVPPFDSALARQAIEAELGAPISTYFDDFDDTPLASASISQVHTATLKSNGKDVVLKVLRPNVEQQILADLQLMIQTANILETLLGDGNRLRPAEVIEDYRTTILGELNLKLEALNAIKLRNNFIDSNSLYVPFVYEEHSYKRLMVMERIYGIPVSDTEALRAQGTNFKLLAERGVELFFTQVFRDNFFHADMHPGNIFISREHPDDPFYIGLDCGIMGTLTEVDKRYLAENFLAFFNRDYHRIAQLYIESGWVSEHTDIIAFEQAVKVVCEPMFNKPLDEISFGHVLLELFKTARHFDIVVQPQLVLLEKTLLYIEGLGRQLYPQLDLWQTAKPFLENWMSEQVGPKALFNKVKSNAPFWADKLPEFPELIYDNLKLGRKLLGTQQQMLDKYLKYQHKSHKSNYLLITSAVLLICGTILFTQNATLWLAYTCIASGCLFWAIGWRSMPKNRKF; from the coding sequence ATGACAACTGCAAGTATCAGGCGTGGTTACCATGTCATTAAGACCATTCTGCATTTTGGCTTAGATGATTTAATTCCTCGACACAAAAAGCCATGGTATTTCTCAATGCTGCGCAACGGTTTATTTTGGATCCGTAATAAACATAAAAATAAATCACCTGCCGAACGCTTAAAGCTGGCGATGCAAGATTTAGGTCCGGTATACATCAAACTAGGGCAAATGCTGTCGACTCGCCGTGATTTGCTTGACGACGAATGGGCTTACCAATTGGCCATGTTGCAAGACCGAGTGCCACCATTTGATTCAGCGTTAGCACGTCAAGCCATCGAAGCGGAGCTTGGAGCACCAATAAGCACTTATTTTGATGATTTTGACGACACACCATTGGCGTCAGCCTCTATTTCACAAGTCCATACCGCGACGTTAAAATCCAACGGCAAAGACGTAGTGCTTAAAGTCTTACGTCCAAATGTTGAGCAGCAAATTCTAGCTGACTTACAGTTAATGATCCAAACAGCTAACATACTGGAGACATTACTAGGTGATGGTAATCGCTTACGTCCTGCTGAAGTGATTGAAGATTACCGCACCACCATTTTAGGCGAGCTTAATCTTAAACTCGAAGCTCTTAACGCCATAAAACTGCGCAATAATTTCATTGATTCAAACTCCTTATACGTGCCTTTTGTTTACGAAGAACATAGCTACAAACGATTAATGGTCATGGAACGTATTTACGGTATTCCTGTCTCTGACACAGAAGCGCTACGCGCCCAAGGCACCAACTTTAAACTGCTAGCCGAGCGCGGTGTTGAATTGTTTTTCACTCAAGTGTTTCGGGATAATTTTTTCCATGCCGATATGCACCCTGGTAATATATTTATCAGCCGCGAACATCCTGACGACCCATTTTATATTGGTCTAGATTGCGGCATTATGGGCACCTTAACCGAGGTTGATAAACGCTACCTTGCGGAAAACTTTTTAGCCTTTTTTAATCGCGATTATCACCGTATTGCCCAGTTGTATATTGAATCCGGATGGGTCTCTGAACACACAGACATCATCGCCTTCGAACAAGCTGTTAAAGTGGTATGCGAACCTATGTTCAACAAGCCACTAGATGAAATATCATTTGGCCATGTATTGCTGGAACTTTTTAAAACCGCGCGCCACTTTGACATTGTAGTGCAACCACAACTGGTGTTGCTGGAAAAAACCTTACTTTATATTGAAGGCTTAGGCCGTCAGTTATATCCACAATTAGATTTATGGCAAACCGCAAAACCGTTCCTCGAAAACTGGATGTCTGAACAGGTTGGTCCTAAAGCTCTGTTCAACAAAGTAAAATCAAATGCACCGTTTTGGGCGGACAAACTCCCCGAGTTTCCTGAATTGATTTACGACAACTTAAAGTTAGGTCGTAAATTACTCGGAACTCAGCAACAAATGCTAGATAAATACCTGAAATACCAGCATAAATCACACAAAAGCAACTACCTGTTAATCACGTCCGCAGTTTTGTTGATCTGCGGCACAATATTATTTACTCAAAACGCTACACTGTGGCTAGCATACACCTGCATTGCTTCTGGCTGCCTATTTTGGGCGATAGGATGGCGATCTATGCCAAAGAATCGTAAATTTTAG
- the tatA gene encoding twin-arginine translocase TatA/TatE family subunit, whose translation MGGISIWQLLIVALIVILLFGTKKLRSLGGDLGGAVKGFKNAMTPEDENKSLDDDKKSLEDENKSLEGNDQTAATSQQAAEKQPESKDKQA comes from the coding sequence ATGGGCGGCATCAGTATTTGGCAGCTTCTAATTGTAGCGTTAATTGTCATTTTATTATTTGGTACTAAGAAATTGCGTTCTTTGGGCGGTGATTTAGGTGGAGCAGTAAAAGGCTTTAAAAACGCCATGACTCCAGAAGATGAAAATAAATCATTAGACGATGATAAGAAATCATTAGAAGATGAAAATAAATCATTAGAAGGCAATGATCAGACTGCAGCGACTTCGCAACAGGCTGCAGAAAAGCAACCTGAATCTAAAGATAAACAGGCGTAA
- the tatB gene encoding Sec-independent protein translocase protein TatB: protein MFDGIGFMELLLIGILGLVVLGPERLPVAVRSITGWIRALKRMANSVKDELEQELKIDQLHADLKKAESKGLANLSPELQESIDQLKKAAESVNRPYKVEDTSPVAPKSSPDKSPSVAEAKSSEMTSESSSTPKSNG, encoded by the coding sequence ATGTTTGACGGTATCGGCTTTATGGAGCTGCTGCTGATCGGTATTTTGGGGCTAGTAGTACTTGGCCCCGAAAGACTCCCGGTTGCAGTACGTTCAATAACAGGTTGGATCCGCGCGCTTAAGCGCATGGCTAACTCTGTCAAAGATGAACTTGAACAAGAGCTTAAAATTGATCAGTTACATGCTGATTTAAAAAAAGCTGAAAGCAAAGGTTTAGCCAATTTGTCTCCCGAGTTACAAGAGTCAATTGATCAGTTGAAGAAAGCCGCTGAGTCTGTGAATCGACCGTACAAAGTTGAAGACACATCCCCTGTGGCGCCAAAATCATCACCTGACAAGTCTCCTTCTGTCGCAGAAGCTAAGTCATCCGAAATGACCAGCGAAAGCAGTTCAACTCCTAAATCTAACGGGTAA
- the tatC gene encoding twin-arginine translocase subunit TatC encodes MSQQKPLISHLLELRNKLLKAIGSVLIVFITMVYWANDIYHYIALPLMRSLPETGSMIATDVAAPFFAPFKLTLVLAFFIAIPYVLYQVWSFVAPGLYKHEKRLVFPLLASSTLLFYLGIAFAYYIVFPVVFGFFTSVVPDGVEVATDISSYLSFILKLFFAFGLAFEIPVAVVLLCWAGVTTPDELRQKRPYIVVGAFVVGMILTPPDIISQTMLAIPMLLLFEGGLIAARFYSKKEDEQEDEQENEKADD; translated from the coding sequence ATGTCGCAACAGAAACCGCTTATTAGCCATTTGCTTGAATTACGCAACAAATTGCTCAAAGCCATTGGCAGTGTGTTAATCGTCTTTATTACTATGGTTTATTGGGCTAATGATATTTATCACTATATCGCCCTACCATTGATGCGATCTCTACCTGAAACGGGCAGTATGATTGCAACTGATGTTGCAGCTCCCTTTTTTGCACCGTTCAAGCTAACACTCGTGTTGGCATTCTTCATTGCAATTCCCTATGTACTTTACCAAGTGTGGTCTTTTGTTGCACCTGGGTTATACAAACATGAAAAACGTTTGGTTTTTCCCTTATTAGCCAGCAGTACCCTGCTGTTTTATCTTGGAATTGCCTTCGCATACTATATTGTTTTCCCTGTTGTTTTTGGGTTTTTTACCAGCGTAGTCCCTGACGGTGTTGAAGTCGCTACTGATATCAGCAGTTATTTAAGTTTTATTCTAAAACTGTTTTTTGCTTTTGGTTTAGCCTTTGAAATCCCCGTAGCCGTGGTTTTACTCTGCTGGGCGGGTGTCACCACACCAGATGAGTTACGCCAGAAACGTCCGTATATTGTTGTAGGAGCTTTTGTTGTTGGCATGATACTGACGCCACCCGATATCATCTCGCAAACTATGCTAGCAATACCAATGTTGTTATTGTTTGAAGGTGGCCTAATAGCCGCACGTTTTTACAGCAAAAAAGAAGACGAGCAAGAAGACGAGCAAGAAAATGAAAAAGCTGATGATTAA
- a CDS encoding TatD family hydrolase, with the protein MTQYIDIAVNLLSDRLKHDIDTIINDAAKHHVSPLIVIGSDLDESAEAITTCQQYPQQLYCTTGIHPHHASSWNEHSKTRLTQLARQDTVVAIGECGLDYNRDFSPRPAQRKVFAAQLELACELNMPVLMHCREAHADFIAIVNEYRALLPNALLHCFTGSKDELIECLAADLHIGITGWVCDERRGQELARLVPLIPDHRIMVETDSPYLLPRSMRPKPKSSKNLPQYLPYIVEYMANLRQQSPTSLAQACYKNSRDFFQLPANKHLSSHL; encoded by the coding sequence ATGACTCAATACATCGATATTGCAGTTAATCTGCTTAGTGACAGACTTAAGCACGACATTGACACTATTATCAATGACGCGGCGAAACACCATGTTTCGCCGTTAATTGTTATTGGCAGCGATCTCGATGAAAGTGCCGAAGCAATAACCACCTGCCAACAATATCCACAACAGCTCTACTGCACCACAGGTATTCATCCACACCATGCATCGTCTTGGAACGAACACAGCAAAACGCGTTTAACACAACTCGCTCGGCAAGACACTGTGGTTGCTATTGGTGAATGTGGGCTTGATTATAATCGCGATTTTTCACCGCGTCCGGCCCAAAGAAAAGTATTTGCAGCGCAATTAGAGCTGGCTTGTGAACTCAATATGCCAGTGCTGATGCATTGTCGTGAAGCACATGCGGACTTCATTGCCATTGTAAATGAGTACAGAGCTCTACTCCCTAATGCCTTATTACACTGTTTTACTGGCAGTAAAGATGAGTTAATCGAATGCTTAGCGGCTGATTTGCATATCGGTATTACAGGGTGGGTTTGCGATGAGCGCCGAGGACAAGAACTAGCACGACTAGTACCATTGATCCCCGACCACCGTATAATGGTAGAGACAGATAGTCCCTATTTACTACCGCGCAGTATGCGACCAAAACCTAAATCGAGTAAAAACTTACCTCAATACTTACCTTATATTGTTGAGTATATGGCAAATTTACGCCAGCAATCGCCTACATCATTAGCGCAAGCATGCTATAAAAATAGTCGTGATTTTTTCCAATTACCCGCAAATAAACACCTGAGCAGCCATTTATGA
- a CDS encoding sensor domain-containing diguanylate cyclase — translation MNTIIAEVLRKLNRYKPRVLIGMCLILISHSNWADTLTTMPLRLTSDSISKIELQDWVYANKSDDIETLARLLQQPGNTWQKLNPKQPYKIGIENYWLSFSIFNPNDHLSRIIALDNPLLDSIKIYHMIDGDLVSTEIMGDTLAFKHRPLQSNIFLYPVQFKPGETHTFYIKIDSKGSIRLPLVLWSSNDLTQITETKNLFNGMQIGLLLAICLFSLFIALASTSYSYSYYSGYVLGLTLLTASLYGVSFRYLWPQWPFMQQYIFIIVIPLTLGCSLMFTEKVLQLKYHNLKMLYLCRIMAVLCFSLTVIMPFINYSSALYILAFVVLTICTILMAFSLIQAFGGQRNAPLYAIGRMGLMIGCIITGLIYIGLFTPDMSPQTPIMIGLTFEVLTMAAVLALRYNDERKAKFKIQQQALAQAQRLRETREEALRSEAENNEKLEQMVQERTLELEMTLRELNEANQKLTEQNTIDGLTGVKNRSAFDRRLIAEGRISRRQQSPMSLLMIDIDKFKDINDQYGHLTGDFTIQAIANTLSEYLKRPTDLVSRFGGEEFAIILPCTDKEGALLVAEKIRRSISELAVVHNGHTISMTVSIGVSEAIIDSDQHPLLLLEQADKALYQAKRSGRNKVCSYQLETDQI, via the coding sequence ATGAACACCATAATAGCTGAGGTTTTGCGCAAACTTAATCGATATAAGCCAAGGGTATTAATTGGGATGTGTTTAATCTTGATTAGCCACAGCAATTGGGCTGATACATTAACCACTATGCCACTGAGGCTCACGTCGGATTCGATTAGCAAAATTGAACTGCAAGACTGGGTTTACGCCAACAAAAGTGATGATATTGAAACGTTAGCCAGATTATTACAACAACCTGGAAATACCTGGCAAAAACTCAACCCTAAACAACCATACAAGATAGGCATTGAAAATTATTGGCTGAGTTTTAGTATATTTAACCCCAATGACCATTTGTCACGCATTATTGCTTTAGACAACCCTTTGCTCGACAGTATCAAAATATACCATATGATTGATGGTGATCTCGTCAGCACAGAAATAATGGGTGACACACTTGCGTTTAAACACCGTCCATTACAAAGTAATATTTTTTTATATCCTGTCCAGTTTAAGCCAGGTGAAACCCACACTTTTTACATCAAAATAGACAGTAAAGGCAGTATTAGGCTACCTCTGGTATTGTGGTCATCCAATGACCTGACTCAAATTACTGAAACTAAAAACTTATTTAATGGCATGCAAATAGGATTATTACTCGCTATTTGTCTGTTCAGTTTATTTATCGCACTTGCATCTACATCATATAGTTACAGTTATTACAGCGGTTATGTACTGGGGTTAACATTATTGACGGCGTCTCTGTATGGCGTCTCCTTTCGGTATTTGTGGCCTCAATGGCCCTTTATGCAACAATATATTTTTATCATTGTGATCCCACTTACACTGGGATGTTCATTGATGTTTACTGAAAAAGTATTGCAGCTCAAATATCATAATTTAAAAATGCTATACCTTTGTCGTATCATGGCTGTACTTTGTTTCAGTTTAACGGTCATTATGCCGTTTATTAATTACAGCTCTGCGTTATACATATTGGCTTTTGTGGTGTTAACTATCTGTACCATTTTAATGGCTTTCTCATTAATTCAAGCCTTTGGTGGCCAACGAAATGCACCTTTATATGCCATAGGTCGTATGGGATTAATGATTGGTTGCATTATTACCGGATTAATTTATATCGGCTTATTCACCCCCGATATGTCGCCACAAACGCCCATCATGATAGGACTCACCTTTGAAGTGCTCACCATGGCTGCAGTGCTCGCCTTGCGCTACAATGACGAACGTAAGGCCAAATTTAAAATCCAACAACAGGCATTAGCACAAGCTCAACGACTTCGTGAAACTCGCGAAGAAGCCCTGCGAAGTGAAGCCGAAAATAATGAAAAACTTGAGCAGATGGTACAAGAGCGCACCTTGGAATTAGAGATGACCTTACGTGAGCTCAATGAGGCCAACCAAAAGTTGACGGAACAAAATACCATTGATGGCCTGACAGGTGTAAAAAACCGCAGTGCTTTTGACCGACGCTTAATCGCCGAAGGTCGTATTAGTCGTCGTCAGCAGTCACCAATGTCCTTGTTAATGATTGATATCGATAAATTTAAGGATATTAATGATCAATATGGTCATCTTACCGGTGACTTCACAATACAAGCGATTGCGAATACACTGAGTGAATATTTAAAGCGTCCAACGGATCTCGTATCACGTTTTGGCGGTGAAGAGTTTGCTATTATTTTACCTTGCACTGATAAAGAAGGCGCCTTACTCGTTGCAGAGAAAATTCGCCGTTCCATTAGCGAACTCGCCGTTGTCCATAATGGGCACACGATATCAATGACGGTCAGTATTGGTGTGAGCGAGGCGATTATAGACAGTGATCAACATCCATTATTATTACTAGAACAAGCAGATAAAGCCCTGTACCAAGCTAAACGCAGCGGCCGAAATAAAGTCTGCTCTTACCAGCTCGAAACAGACCAGATCTAA
- the hemB gene encoding porphobilinogen synthase translates to MNIITSAFPQRRMRRMRKHEFSRRLMSENTLTVNDLIYPMFVLEGFQRSEKIASMPGIERFSVDLLIKEAAELVELGIPLIALFPVTPVDKKSLLAEESYNPDGLVQRAVRELKQAFPQLGIMTDVALDPYTTHGQDGIIDDTGYILNDITTEVLVKQALSHAAAGADIVAPSDMMDGRIGAIRQALEENGFVNTQIMAYSAKYSSNYYGPFRDAVGSTSNLKGGNKHSYQMDPANSDEALHEVALDIQEGADMVMVKPGMPYLDIVHRVKTELAVPTFAYQVSGEYAMHMAAIQNGWLAEKAIVMESLLCFKRAGADGILTYFAKRAAQWLKEQK, encoded by the coding sequence GTGAATATTATTACCAGTGCCTTCCCACAGCGCAGAATGCGCCGCATGCGTAAACATGAATTTAGCCGTCGTTTAATGTCTGAAAATACCTTAACGGTTAACGATCTTATTTATCCGATGTTTGTCTTAGAAGGTTTTCAACGCTCAGAAAAAATCGCCTCAATGCCAGGTATTGAGCGTTTCTCGGTTGATTTATTGATAAAAGAAGCCGCCGAACTTGTTGAACTAGGCATTCCGCTTATCGCACTATTTCCCGTTACACCTGTCGATAAGAAAAGCTTACTTGCTGAAGAGTCTTATAATCCCGATGGCTTGGTACAGCGTGCTGTACGCGAATTAAAGCAAGCATTCCCGCAGCTTGGTATCATGACTGATGTAGCCTTAGATCCATATACCACTCACGGCCAAGACGGTATCATCGATGATACTGGCTATATCCTAAATGACATCACCACTGAGGTTTTAGTTAAACAGGCCCTATCACATGCTGCTGCGGGTGCAGATATTGTCGCGCCATCAGACATGATGGACGGTCGTATTGGTGCAATTCGCCAAGCCCTTGAAGAAAATGGCTTTGTTAATACCCAGATTATGGCTTACTCGGCTAAATATTCATCAAACTATTATGGTCCTTTCCGTGATGCAGTCGGCTCAACTAGCAATTTAAAAGGCGGCAATAAACACAGCTACCAAATGGATCCCGCTAATAGCGACGAAGCATTGCATGAAGTCGCATTAGACATCCAAGAAGGAGCTGACATGGTGATGGTTAAGCCTGGTATGCCTTATTTAGACATAGTACACCGGGTCAAAACAGAATTAGCCGTACCCACATTTGCTTATCAAGTCAGCGGTGAATACGCCATGCACATGGCCGCTATTCAAAACGGTTGGTTAGCCGAAAAAGCCATCGTGATGGAATCATTACTTTGCTTTAAACGCGCTGGGGCAGACGGTATTCTGACCTACTTTGCTAAACGTGCAGCACAGTGGCTGAAAGAGCAAAAGTAA
- a CDS encoding thioredoxin family protein — MNNSVRTLLATTALFFSTQMLPMVVSANAGCAFEKDQQGFIATCSEEKQEVILTGVIQSQTIASELPGYAEGFANYQVDASAIDVLKAIKEPTKIVVIIGTWCPDCHRETPHFMRIIETVANPNIEVEYIGVDRNKQDPEGLAAKYAFSRIPTFIVHQQGKEMGRIVERPTVSLEADLVKILQ, encoded by the coding sequence ATGAACAATAGCGTTAGAACTTTATTGGCAACAACCGCACTCTTTTTCAGTACTCAAATGTTACCTATGGTCGTATCTGCAAATGCAGGTTGCGCGTTTGAAAAAGATCAACAAGGCTTTATTGCCACATGCAGCGAGGAGAAACAAGAAGTGATTTTAACCGGCGTGATCCAATCACAAACGATAGCGAGTGAATTGCCAGGCTATGCTGAAGGCTTTGCTAACTATCAAGTTGATGCAAGTGCAATTGATGTACTTAAGGCAATCAAAGAACCGACAAAAATTGTGGTTATCATTGGCACTTGGTGTCCTGATTGCCATCGAGAAACACCGCACTTTATGCGAATTATTGAAACCGTAGCCAATCCCAACATTGAAGTTGAATACATTGGCGTCGATCGCAATAAGCAGGATCCTGAAGGGCTTGCGGCAAAATATGCATTCAGCCGAATTCCAACCTTTATTGTGCATCAACAAGGCAAAGAAATGGGCCGTATTGTTGAACGACCTACGGTCAGTTTAGAAGCCGATTTAGTCAAAATATTACAGTAA
- a CDS encoding Ppx/GppA phosphatase family protein, which translates to MPLLTVSQPYAAITLGSNSFNMLVANSVGNKPIVIAKYKRKVRLAEGIGDDGILSEHAMQRGLACLAMFADMLAQHHINSDNVAVFATATLRVIRNADEFHQRAMPIFQHQIEVISGLREAELIYQGMVATTKGKGRRLVIDIGGASTEFIIGDGSQVLFKTSLPMGCVLFNQRFFSQVPVNIRDFEQAIDYVNTMLAPHRPQLLDLGWQSVVGASGAVQSVVSVLQHRQLSEVMTLDVLYAFRDEVLSQSDARLRGIKGLNAEQAPTFSAGVAILIALFESLSISRLHLAGGALREGVLQLLADRIAASARG; encoded by the coding sequence ATGCCATTGCTAACTGTATCTCAACCCTATGCGGCGATAACGCTAGGCTCTAACAGTTTTAATATGTTGGTGGCTAATTCGGTAGGTAATAAACCGATTGTTATCGCTAAATATAAACGTAAAGTTCGCCTTGCCGAAGGTATTGGTGATGATGGCATTTTGTCTGAGCATGCTATGCAGCGTGGCTTAGCGTGTTTGGCTATGTTTGCTGACATGCTGGCGCAACATCATATTAATAGTGATAATGTGGCTGTATTTGCTACAGCTACCTTGCGGGTTATCCGTAATGCCGATGAATTTCACCAAAGAGCGATGCCTATTTTTCAGCATCAAATTGAGGTCATTTCGGGGTTGCGAGAAGCTGAGCTTATTTATCAAGGTATGGTTGCCACGACTAAAGGTAAGGGACGCCGTTTAGTTATTGATATTGGCGGCGCGAGTACCGAGTTTATTATCGGTGATGGGAGCCAGGTGCTGTTTAAAACCAGTTTGCCAATGGGCTGCGTGCTATTTAATCAACGATTTTTTAGTCAAGTGCCAGTTAACATCCGCGACTTTGAACAGGCTATAGATTACGTTAATACCATGTTGGCACCACATCGTCCTCAATTGCTCGACTTAGGTTGGCAAAGTGTTGTGGGGGCTTCTGGAGCCGTTCAGTCAGTGGTGTCGGTGTTACAGCATCGACAGCTCTCCGAGGTGATGACTCTAGATGTTTTGTATGCTTTTCGAGATGAAGTATTATCGCAATCGGATGCCAGACTTCGAGGGATTAAAGGCTTAAATGCCGAACAAGCGCCCACTTTTTCCGCGGGAGTGGCGATATTAATTGCGTTGTTTGAAAGTTTATCGATTAGTCGCTTACATCTTGCTGGTGGTGCACTTCGCGAAGGCGTGTTGCAACTGCTAGCCGATCGTATTGCTGCATCAGCCAGAGGTTGA
- the rhlB gene encoding ATP-dependent RNA helicase RhlB → MSQTHLSTQKFADFPLKPEVLAALNENGFEFCTPIQALSLPILLNAKDIAGQAQTGTGKTMAFLVATFNHLLTVAAPEGRKATEPRAIIMAPTRELAIQIAKDANLLAAHTGLRVGIVYGGESYETQRAVLDKGVDILIGTTGRIIDYVRQGVISLSHIQAVVLDEADRMFDLGFIKDIRFLFRRMPDAKSRLNMLFSATLSMKVQELAYDHMNDPEKVEIEPLEKTSKNIKEEIFYPSMEDKMRLLLSLIEEDWPDKAIVFSNTKHSCDKLWSYLEGDGHRVGLLTGDVPQKKRIRILEQFTSGAIDVLVATDVAARGLHISDVSHVYNYDLPDDCEDYVHRIGRTGRVGQKGVSISFACEEYAMNLPEIETFINHSIPVSNYDRDALLDDIPPPARIHRKPPTSRTRDGGSKGAHRSGGNTSRPPRHRTRRP, encoded by the coding sequence ATGAGCCAAACACATTTATCGACCCAGAAATTCGCCGACTTCCCTTTAAAGCCCGAAGTACTAGCGGCGTTAAACGAGAACGGCTTTGAGTTTTGTACGCCAATACAGGCGTTATCTTTACCTATTTTACTTAATGCAAAGGATATTGCCGGACAAGCCCAAACAGGTACCGGTAAAACCATGGCCTTTTTAGTGGCCACATTTAACCATTTATTAACCGTTGCTGCACCTGAGGGGCGCAAAGCAACCGAACCTCGCGCTATTATTATGGCGCCAACACGCGAGTTAGCAATACAGATTGCTAAAGATGCCAACTTATTAGCGGCACATACAGGCTTAAGAGTCGGTATTGTTTACGGTGGCGAAAGCTATGAAACTCAACGCGCTGTATTGGATAAGGGTGTTGATATTTTAATTGGTACCACTGGACGTATTATCGATTACGTGCGTCAAGGTGTCATCAGTTTAAGCCACATTCAAGCCGTGGTGCTTGATGAAGCTGACCGTATGTTCGATCTGGGCTTTATTAAAGACATTCGCTTTTTATTCCGCAGAATGCCTGATGCTAAGTCACGCTTGAATATGCTGTTTTCTGCCACGCTGTCGATGAAAGTGCAGGAATTAGCTTATGATCATATGAATGATCCTGAGAAAGTTGAAATCGAACCGTTAGAAAAAACCTCTAAAAATATTAAAGAGGAGATTTTCTATCCGTCGATGGAAGATAAGATGCGATTATTATTGAGCTTAATCGAAGAAGATTGGCCTGATAAAGCAATTGTGTTTTCGAACACAAAACACAGCTGTGACAAATTGTGGTCTTATTTAGAAGGTGACGGTCATCGAGTCGGTTTATTAACTGGCGATGTACCACAAAAGAAGCGTATTCGTATTCTTGAGCAATTCACCTCTGGTGCTATCGACGTTTTAGTGGCAACAGATGTCGCCGCGCGCGGGTTACATATTTCTGACGTTTCACACGTGTATAACTATGATTTACCAGATGATTGTGAAGATTATGTTCATCGTATTGGTCGAACAGGTCGGGTGGGACAAAAAGGCGTTTCAATTAGTTTTGCTTGTGAAGAATACGCAATGAATTTACCTGAAATTGAAACCTTCATTAACCATTCGATTCCCGTTTCTAATTATGATCGTGATGCACTATTAGATGATATTCCGCCTCCGGCACGTATTCATCGTAAGCCTCCTACATCTCGTACGCGTGATGGCGGAAGTAAAGGTGCGCATCGAAGTGGTGGTAATACTTCGCGTCCACCACGTCATAGGACTCGTAGACCATAG
- the trxA gene encoding thioredoxin TrxA, whose translation MSDKIIYLSDDSFENDVLKSETPVLVDFWAEWCGPCKMIAPILNDVAEEYAGKLTVAKLNVDQNSVSPAKYGVRGIPTLLMFKGGELVATKVGALSKTQLKEFIDTKI comes from the coding sequence ATGAGCGATAAAATTATATACCTAAGCGATGACAGCTTTGAAAACGACGTATTAAAGTCTGAAACACCCGTATTAGTCGACTTCTGGGCGGAATGGTGTGGTCCTTGTAAAATGATTGCCCCAATCCTAAACGACGTTGCTGAAGAGTATGCAGGCAAACTGACCGTGGCAAAACTAAACGTAGACCAAAACAGCGTTTCACCAGCGAAATACGGCGTCCGCGGTATTCCAACATTGTTAATGTTCAAAGGTGGCGAACTAGTGGCAACCAAGGTTGGCGCACTTTCAAAGACACAACTGAAAGAGTTTATCGACACTAAAATCTAA